The genomic DNA ATCATATGATCCAAGCATTGGTGCCTATTGTTTTACGTACCGCTAATCCAGCTATTTCAAAAGGTGATTCTGTAAACATTCAATTACATCCCACTCACTTAAAGTATACCCAAAAGCATAGTCCAAAAGTCCACCCAGAAATGCGCTTTCCAGCTATAGCACTGGTAATCAGCAACACTACTACCCCTGCCACGATACTACCACAAATTAAAAATGATTATGAGGATATTACAGAGGGTAGGGCGCTTAAATGGCATAGCAGTCAGACAAACTTAGAGCGGATACAAGCTGAAAAGCATATCATAGAACGAGCAGTTCGTGCCCACTATGGTTACCTACGCTTTCCTATTTCTCAAAAAAGGGCTATGTTAATGGTATTGCCTTGTGATGTAGTGCAAATTCGAGATGCAATGATCGCCCAAATACCCTCTTTACATGTTCCTATTACCCAAAAAGAAATTGATCAATCGATGGAAGTATTTGTGAGATCTTATAATCACCTTTTAGAAATATCCGAAGCACGTAAAGCTGTATTAGATGAAATATTGCTATTGACCAGAAGATGCTATGGTTTTAGACGTCACCCATCAGGGCAACTCTTGTACATTCGCGCAATAGGTATTGCACAATTGGTTGCAGAATGGATACGATTTTATCCAGAGCCCATTTACGTTGTTTTACTTTATGACTTAGTCCATTATGCAGATTTACCACTTGCTTATATTAAGGCCAATTATGATCTGAGTATCTACTCTTTTATAGAGAGCATTTTAGCAGTACATGACCGTCAAAGCATGGAGCCATGTGGGCTGTATATTGGAAATGCGCTTAAACAGGTAATCAACCGGGAGCAACTTTTTGTGCTTTGCATTAAACTAGCTGAACGGCTTTATGACCTACGGCATGCGAAAAGCTATACCCAGCTAGATGAGCTAAGGTATATGGCCCAAGAAACCCTTACGATAGATATTGAACTGGCCAAAAAATATTTAAATGCTAAAATTGTAGAAGCATTGGAAAATGCAGTGGAACAGGCACTACAAGTTTGTGAAAACAATAGCTGAATTAATCGCTGAATAGTTGACTACGTACAAGCGCCTCTATGCCCTCTTGCAGCCTAATAGATGGTACCCATCCCAGTGTTGCTTTAATTTTTGTGCAGTCAAGCGCATATCGTCTATCTTGGCCAGCTCTTTGGGCAGTGAACCCAATCAAGGAAGTATAAGATTTTCCACTTAGTGGCTTTACACGATCCAGTATTTGGCAAATCATCAATGCGATTTCAAGATTGGTCCGTTCTTCATTGGCACCAATATTATAAGATTGGCCACTTTGTCCTTTATGAAAAACACAATCAATAGCTCTAGAATGGTCTTCCACATGCAACCAGTCTCGAATACTACTTCCATCTCCATGTAATGCAATAGACTGTTCCTGTAATGCATTTTTTACCACCATAGGAATCAGCTTTTCTGGATATTGATAACGTCCATAATTATTGGTTGAGCGGGTAGTAACCGTATGGAGTCCATAAGTATGGGCATAACCCTTGACTAGACATTCTCCTGCGGCTTTGCTAGCACTGTAGGGATTAGTTGGTGCAAGGGGAGCGGTTTCTGTAAATGGTTTACTGCGCCCATCCAATGCACCATAGACCTCATCGGTAGAAACATACAAAAACCTATGGTGCGCATGGCGTGGCTGACCTGGTG from Cardinium endosymbiont of Philonthus spinipes includes the following:
- the rfbB gene encoding dTDP-glucose 4,6-dehydratase — encoded protein: MQKLLVTGGAGFIGSHCIELLLKKYPDYYIVNLDKLTYAARLSFALQERPNYYFVEGDVANFVLVGELFQTFNFDGVIHLAAESHVDRSIVDPLLFIKTNVEGTGVLLHAAYNHWFKAPGQPRHAHHRFLYVSTDEVYGALDGRSKPFTETAPLAPTNPYSASKAAGECLVKGYAHTYGLHTVTTRSTNNYGRYQYPEKLIPMVVKNALQEQSIALHGDGSSIRDWLHVEDHSRAIDCVFHKGQSGQSYNIGANEERTNLEIALMICQILDRVKPLSGKSYTSLIGFTAQRAGQDRRYALDCTKIKATLGWVPSIRLQEGIEALVRSQLFSD